The sequence CTGTTGGTGGTAGAAGTTGTCATGTGGAGGACTGTTGGTGGTAGAAGTTGTCGTGTGGAGGACTGTTGGTGGTAGAAGTTGTCGTGTGGAGGACTGTTGGTGGTAGAAGTCATCCTGTCTGCATGATCTGATTCCCGTTGTGTGAACATTGCAGGGTGTCTGGCGTTCTGTGTCCAGGGTCGGAGGGTCGGTTGGGTGTGTCAGTCGGTGGCCCGGCTTCTCTCTCAGAACTTCGATGTCTTCACACTGCATGGAGACCCCGCTACCCACCTGGAGCTCAGTGACCACCTCCGCTCCCCCCAGGAGAGGACCCGGGCCGTACAGGAGGTGATGGAGTCACTGCGACATCAGGACACCTTCCCATGTCTCCGGGAATGGAGGGGTGAGGTGAGCGTCATCATTTTCCCTCATAGTCATTCCAGCCATACACCCATTGTACAGTAtataaccccccccacacacacacaccacccccccacccccatatcACCATACATTGTACagtatataaccccccccccacacacacacaccaccccccccaccatatCACCATACATTGTACagtatataaccccccccccacacccacccCACCCCCACACTCGTACACTATTATTGAGAAGTGATGTATCCAGGTGGTTCTAATTCAGCAATGTTTTGTCTCCTCAGCACTACGATGTGAATAGTCTCTTCTCTGACCCTCCCCTCCTCAGCATGGAGCGGGCCGCAACACGTAAGGGCTGTGTCTCCATTTCTCTCTATGTACATCTCTATATGTTGCTGACCCCGCCTCCATCTCTTTGTGTCCCCAGCTCTCCTCGGGGTCCCCCGGTACGGAGTCCATGTGAATGGCTATTTGTACCGAGGTGGAGAAGTCTTCATGTGGGTGGCTAAACGAGCTCTGACCAAGGCCACCTACCCGGGGAAGCTGGACCACCTGGTGAGCAGAGgtcggggggggtggggtgggcgtCATAATCGGTACACATTGTACAAGAACTGCAGCCAAGAACCATTTGTGAGGCCGAGCAGCTGACCCTCCCACTGGCcctgtgaggtgctgtgtgaaTTCTGGCTGCAGAGAATGAAGGTGAAATGATGATCTCTATGACCTGGGCTCTGTGTTGGACGTCTCATTAGTATCAGGTTGACTTCTATCACTGGTTGTCTGGGATCCCTCCCCCTCCAAGTCACAAAACTCTCTATCCTGCCTATTCCAAGGTGGGGTCTGAGCTCCTCATAGAggtgtagacccccccccccccaagtgaagAATTAGGAGGAAGGGGATGAAAATGGTTCTGTCCTCCATCATTGTTGGGGACTTTCACCGGACGGCTGAGCAACTCCTAAACGGAGCTCCGGGAACAGATAATGAAGATGAGGTCAGAAATGTGTTCCCGGAGCTCCGTTCCAGAGTTGCTCAGCTATCCGGTTAAATAAAGACCCCCAAAAGGGGACACACAGGAAAGATCTTGGTGGGGGTGGGGCAGATGAGTATAAGACCTGGGAGGGGCGCCATTGTTAATACGTGTGACCGCCCGGTGGCatccattgattgtgtttccagGCAGCGGGGGGGATCTCTGCCGGTTCCGGAGTGTGGGAGACCCTCCTGAAGGAGTGCAAAGAAGAGGCCTGTATCCCAGAATCCATTGCGGCCACAGCCAAACCCTGCGGGACGGTCAGGTAAGCGACACCAGCCTTCTAGTAacaaatgggggagggggggtattctGATAAATATGTACACAAGCACAAATCGTACTCTGATGTTgggtataaaataaaatgtgaggGGGCACCTGCCCTCCTGCCTGGGTGCCTCCGCCAAGATACAacctcctccaggaacccaggaaTCGGGTATTATAGCTGAGCACCAGAGAACTAGACGACACtggcttaggtgcaaactggaactcacacagaatatataccacacaacATCAGGTAAGAGCTTGGTCACATTAccctaaacaatgcaaactgtaaacggtAATGTGATCAGTACATCTAAGGAACAGCCAACAAAAACATAAACAGTAATGTAATCAACAGCCACGAGTGACAGCTACCATGTCCAAGAGGAAtagcagacagacagaaacaataggtgactcaactaacaatgggaattcacacctaggaggcacacaatggggGACTATACCATGAGAGAAAGACCCCTTAATAAACAGATTAAAGCAGGAGACCCCAGCATTGGGTTCTTTCTGAGTCTGGAGGGGTGGGGTGGTGGTCTGAAGCCCCAAATCTGTATCCAGGTCCTACATTCCCTGTTCGTTTTCAAGGAGACATGGACCCGAATCAGAAGCAAAACCCACTGCAAGGGTCCCCCAGTCACACacctcccaaaaaatagcgcccCCTCAAAAGCTATATCCCGTAGGCAGGAGGCTACCCTGCAGTCCCCTCTGTACTGGGTGggtctgtcacatttctcccccatGCGAAGTGAACTATCAAGGTGCCAGACCTTCACCTGGTCTGGACATTTGTTATTCGGGCACAGGGAACCCACATACTTGGTCCAGATGATCTCCGTTCTTGGCCGCAGGGAATAGGTAGGTGTTGGAACCTCTGTCCCGGGTGACAGCATTTCATCTGGGCAGTGTTTACCG comes from Rana temporaria chromosome 2, aRanTem1.1, whole genome shotgun sequence and encodes:
- the LOC120928765 gene encoding nudix hydrolase 24, chloroplastic-like; its protein translation is MAAASWSHRLLHLLQSLNNLQRGGCLAFCVQGRRVGWVCQSVARLLSQNFDVFTLHGDPATHLELSDHLRSPQERTRAVQEVMESLRHQDTFPCLREWRGEHYDVNSLFSDPPLLSMERAATPLLGVPRYGVHVNGYLYRGGEVFMWVAKRALTKATYPGKLDHLAAGGISAGSGVWETLLKECKEEACIPESIAATAKPCGTVSYAYEKGEGIYLECQFVFDLEVPESFKPSVGDGEVEEFYLWPLEKVREAIATEEFKPNCALVVLDFLLRRGHVRPDTEKFYTRFVELLHAPL